In Spirobacillus cienkowskii, a genomic segment contains:
- a CDS encoding DUF2326 domain-containing protein, translated as MKLSKLYTSMDRYFQPIVFNPGLNVVFASIKKPKEANKDSHNLGKTLLIDVIDFCLLKKINDHHFTKKIPNVLKDIIFYLELEIRPGSYVTIRRSVSNNTKISLKNHTDFHCHFTCENEKFWNHYNISFEKSKEILNSYLAFEEIKPFDFRKGLTYFLRKQKDYLDVFQIEKFNSGQHSYWKPYIAKLLGIDSAIIQKKYQLDNEIQKKIDELENKRNKVFLPEAQYDEIKARIELKNLEIESLSKKIDNFSFVTHDLNINEELVDDIESKISYLNNEIYNLSYEKNNIEESLKNKINFNISDIEKIFKDINFYFEGKIKKDYEELLDFNKKITKDRSSRLKLRQNEIKNILEINQKELELLDAKRSEALQILREKDSLIKYKKMNKKLVEDQADVLILKNQLKELDELSEISAAIVRLKENLSEIIQKIDYEYKKENFILSNIRSEFSRIIKEVLGVNALLFVRKNNNSNLEFETHVTSGNKATSPTAEGEGTSYKKMLCAAFDLAVINNYKNTKFYNFIYHDGIFEGLDNRKKIKLWSLIKDYCVNKNVQYIFTIIESDLPRNEFDEKIYFQKQEIILQLSDEGASGRLFKCEIF; from the coding sequence GTGAAGTTAAGTAAATTATATACAAGCATGGATAGATATTTTCAACCAATTGTATTTAATCCTGGCTTAAATGTTGTATTTGCTTCTATAAAAAAACCTAAAGAAGCTAATAAAGATTCGCATAATTTAGGAAAAACACTTTTAATTGATGTAATTGATTTCTGCCTATTAAAAAAAATAAATGACCATCATTTTACAAAAAAAATTCCTAATGTATTAAAAGATATAATTTTTTATTTGGAACTTGAAATTCGACCAGGAAGTTATGTAACAATTAGGAGATCTGTAAGTAATAATACTAAAATTTCATTAAAAAATCATACTGATTTTCATTGTCATTTTACGTGTGAAAATGAAAAATTTTGGAATCATTATAATATTTCATTTGAAAAATCAAAAGAAATATTAAACTCTTATTTGGCTTTCGAAGAAATTAAACCTTTTGATTTTAGAAAAGGATTAACCTATTTTTTAAGAAAACAAAAAGACTACCTTGATGTCTTTCAGATTGAAAAATTTAATTCAGGTCAGCATTCCTATTGGAAACCTTATATTGCAAAATTATTAGGAATAGATTCTGCTATTATTCAAAAAAAATATCAGTTAGACAATGAAATTCAAAAAAAAATAGATGAGTTAGAAAATAAAAGAAATAAAGTTTTTTTACCAGAAGCGCAATATGATGAAATTAAGGCAAGAATAGAATTAAAAAATTTAGAAATAGAATCTTTAAGTAAAAAAATTGATAATTTTAGCTTTGTAACTCATGATCTAAATATCAATGAGGAATTGGTTGATGATATTGAGTCAAAGATAAGTTATTTAAATAATGAAATATATAATTTATCTTATGAAAAAAATAATATTGAAGAGTCTTTAAAAAATAAAATTAACTTTAATATTTCTGATATTGAAAAAATTTTTAAAGATATTAATTTTTATTTTGAAGGGAAAATAAAAAAAGACTATGAAGAACTCCTCGATTTTAATAAAAAAATAACAAAAGATCGGTCATCGCGACTAAAGCTAAGACAAAATGAAATTAAAAATATTTTAGAAATAAACCAAAAAGAATTAGAACTTCTTGATGCAAAAAGATCTGAAGCTTTACAAATACTAAGAGAAAAAGATTCTTTAATTAAATATAAAAAAATGAACAAAAAACTGGTTGAAGATCAAGCAGACGTGTTGATATTAAAAAATCAACTTAAAGAATTGGATGAGCTTTCTGAAATTAGTGCTGCTATTGTAAGACTGAAAGAAAATCTGTCTGAGATAATACAAAAAATTGATTATGAGTATAAAAAAGAGAATTTTATTTTATCAAATATTCGTTCCGAATTTTCTAGAATAATAAAAGAAGTTCTTGGTGTAAATGCTCTTCTTTTTGTTAGAAAGAATAATAATTCTAATCTTGAGTTTGAAACACATGTGACAAGTGGAAATAAAGCAACTAGCCCAACTGCAGAGGGAGAAGGGACTTCATATAAAAAAATGTTATGTGCAGCCTTTGATTTGGCAGTTATTAACAATTACAAAAATACCAAATTCTATAATTTTATTTACCATGATGGAATTTTTGAGGGATTAGATAATAGAAAAAAAATTAAGCTTTGGTCATTGATTAAAGATTATTGCGTAAATAAAAATGTTCAATATATTTTTACTATAATTGAATCAGATTTGCCTCGTAATGAATTTGATGAAAAAATTTATTTTCAAAAACAAGAGATTATTTTGCAACTATCTGACGAAGGAGCATCGGGAAGATTATTTAAATGTGAAATTTTCTAA
- a CDS encoding ABC-three component system middle component 8 — protein sequence MLRPSKSLNLEYSVINVASSILRLIIKHKLLKYEELLLKISTEIGEGAKENFLNALTFLYAIDALEYHEETDCFEIRIK from the coding sequence ATGTTAAGACCTTCTAAATCATTAAACTTAGAATATTCTGTAATTAATGTTGCCTCATCTATTTTAAGGCTTATTATAAAACATAAGCTTTTAAAATACGAAGAACTATTATTAAAAATATCCACTGAAATTGGGGAAGGTGCAAAAGAAAATTTTTTGAATGCATTGACTTTTTTATATGCAATTGATGCCTTGGAGTATCATGAAGAAACAGATTGTTTTGAAATAAGGATAAAATAG
- a CDS encoding ABC-three component system protein, whose amino-acid sequence MKDISLKKHKRLTRIFLHFMYCNCDIGKKC is encoded by the coding sequence GTGAAAGATATCTCTCTTAAAAAACATAAGAGATTAACAAGAATATTTTTACATTTTATGTATTGTAATTGTGATATAGGTAAAAAATGTTAA
- a CDS encoding PDDEXK nuclease domain-containing protein encodes MLYERLALSRDKAGITEMAQQGAEPFKASDIVKDPFVLEFLGLKENERYLEKDLENALIQQLQNFLLELGRGFSFVARQKRLTIDGDHFYVDLVFYHYILKCFVLIDLKIGKLMHQDLGQMQMYVNFYEKELTLKNDNPPIGIVLCSDKNDAVVKYTLSDSNKKIFASKYKLQLPTEEELKQEIIREKSLILLKKEDENLAI; translated from the coding sequence ATGCTATATGAAAGACTCGCTTTGAGTCGAGATAAAGCAGGAATTACGGAAATGGCACAACAAGGAGCGGAGCCTTTTAAGGCATCAGATATTGTAAAAGATCCTTTTGTACTTGAATTTTTAGGGCTAAAAGAAAATGAACGTTATCTTGAAAAAGATTTAGAAAATGCTTTGATTCAACAATTACAAAATTTCCTACTTGAATTAGGAAGAGGTTTTTCTTTTGTTGCTAGACAAAAAAGACTTACAATAGATGGTGATCATTTTTATGTTGATCTTGTTTTTTATCATTATATATTGAAATGTTTTGTTTTAATTGATCTGAAAATTGGTAAACTTATGCATCAAGATCTTGGTCAGATGCAAATGTATGTTAATTTTTATGAAAAAGAACTTACTTTAAAAAACGATAATCCTCCTATCGGAATTGTTCTATGTTCTGACAAAAATGATGCAGTTGTCAAATACACGCTTAGTGACAGTAATAAAAAAATATTTGCCTCTAAATATAAATTACAACTTCCAACAGAGGAAGAATTAAAACAAGAAATCATCCGAGAAAAAAGTTTAATTTTACTAAAAAAAGAAGATGAAAATTTAGCGATATAA
- a CDS encoding sucrase ferredoxin gives MNSEFECSNFTRLTKENMICSAPTPAIHIAIEFSLPWHSVPAQTANFPKPFLLFNNLLIKKKLEFGINYFSHNLFLIDNFTRVFLFQKNGDEFSDYQKYEFLFPNQKLEEAMLLLIAFITGENKHVLQWQIQDFKNTKELFVCVHGERDLCCGKYGFALFQEFQTLINNRNDKNNFRVWQSSHLGGHRFAPTFFEAPSMRWYGLFEAKKIESFLDRDNNSFKVTNCYRGMSGIKNKYAQLVENFLFQKYSWEWLKSCDKKYNIVSLENEKDIIIEFSYKFFNKNQNFISKFKIVYSGSIKAKTSCNKDEVKDISQYCVQQIEDSVC, from the coding sequence ATGAACAGTGAATTCGAATGCTCAAACTTTACCCGTTTGACAAAAGAAAATATGATATGCTCTGCACCCACTCCTGCTATTCATATTGCAATAGAATTTTCTTTGCCTTGGCACTCTGTTCCTGCGCAAACTGCAAACTTTCCCAAACCATTTTTGCTCTTCAATAATTTGTTAATTAAAAAAAAATTAGAATTTGGAATTAATTACTTTTCTCATAATCTATTTTTAATTGATAATTTTACAAGGGTTTTTTTGTTTCAAAAAAATGGTGATGAATTTTCTGATTATCAAAAATACGAGTTTTTGTTTCCTAATCAAAAATTAGAAGAAGCAATGTTATTATTAATTGCTTTTATCACTGGGGAAAATAAACATGTTTTGCAATGGCAAATACAAGATTTTAAAAATACAAAAGAGTTGTTTGTTTGTGTGCATGGCGAAAGAGATCTGTGCTGTGGTAAGTATGGTTTCGCACTGTTTCAAGAATTTCAAACTTTAATTAATAATCGTAATGATAAAAATAATTTTAGAGTGTGGCAGTCTTCACATTTAGGAGGACATCGATTTGCGCCCACTTTTTTTGAAGCGCCAAGTATGCGATGGTATGGTTTGTTTGAAGCAAAAAAAATTGAGAGTTTTCTTGATCGTGATAACAATAGCTTTAAGGTTACAAATTGCTACCGTGGTATGAGCGGCATAAAAAATAAATATGCTCAGCTTGTAGAAAATTTTTTATTTCAAAAATATTCATGGGAGTGGTTAAAATCTTGTGATAAAAAATATAATATTGTTTCTTTAGAAAATGAAAAAGATATTATAATTGAATTTTCTTATAAATTTTTTAATAAAAATCAAAATTTTATATCTAAATTTAAAATAGTTTACTCTGGTTCTATTAAGGCAAAAACAAGTTGTAATAAAGACGAAGTGAAAGACATCTCTCAGTATTGTGTGCAGCAGATTGAAGATTCTGTGTGTTGA
- a CDS encoding aspartate aminotransferase family protein — MITNRSLKLTKNYLSKLQRVECPDTTFISDRFPIVMKKAAGMWIRDVDDNRYLDFSACFGVLALGHRSKVTLQAIRKQAAQIIHGMGDVHPSVSRIHLLELLAQVSPFQNSKALLGQSGGDAIESAMKTAMLATKRSCFMSFAGGYHGVQFAPLILSDRVEFTGGFEAWLNGKSVTLPFPYFKENFVNNHESVTEDFFLKNHNLYNPAVVLQQLEDLLRSKKFAALVVEPIQGRGGKRSFTPDFMKTCQALCKKYGTLLIFDEIYTGFGRTGTLFACEHYGVVPDMMCLGKALGGGLPISACMGDILDVWAKSQGEAKHTQTFLGHPLACYVAYKTILTIQKQLPAFQAELIKIDQEFTKFEKTMHATGLFQKFPYFLVGKGFMRGIWFYKQKNNLCVSLMQELLERGFIVLSEGKKADVLSLTPPLIAKATHYKKILASVINILKSRD; from the coding sequence ATGATTACCAATCGTTCCTTGAAACTAACAAAAAACTATCTTTCTAAACTGCAGCGTGTTGAATGTCCTGATACCACTTTTATTAGTGATCGCTTTCCTATTGTGATGAAAAAAGCTGCTGGAATGTGGATTCGTGATGTTGATGACAACCGTTATCTTGATTTTAGCGCATGCTTTGGAGTGCTGGCATTAGGTCATCGCTCTAAAGTGACGTTGCAAGCAATCCGCAAACAAGCGGCGCAAATAATACACGGTATGGGTGATGTGCATCCTTCTGTCTCAAGAATTCATTTACTCGAGCTTCTTGCGCAAGTTTCACCTTTTCAAAATTCTAAAGCGTTGCTTGGGCAAAGCGGTGGCGATGCTATAGAATCTGCAATGAAAACAGCAATGCTTGCCACCAAAAGAAGTTGTTTTATGAGTTTTGCTGGTGGCTATCATGGTGTGCAGTTTGCTCCTTTAATATTAAGTGATAGAGTTGAGTTTACTGGTGGTTTTGAAGCTTGGCTCAATGGAAAAAGTGTAACTTTACCGTTTCCTTATTTTAAAGAAAATTTTGTTAATAACCATGAATCTGTGACCGAGGACTTTTTTTTAAAAAATCATAACCTTTATAATCCAGCTGTTGTTTTACAACAATTAGAAGATTTATTGCGTAGTAAAAAGTTTGCGGCACTTGTGGTGGAGCCTATTCAAGGTCGGGGAGGTAAAAGATCCTTTACTCCTGATTTTATGAAAACCTGCCAAGCTCTTTGTAAAAAATATGGAACTCTTTTAATTTTTGATGAAATTTATACAGGATTTGGCAGAACAGGAACCCTTTTTGCATGCGAACATTATGGCGTTGTGCCAGATATGATGTGTTTGGGTAAGGCGCTTGGTGGTGGATTGCCCATCAGTGCATGCATGGGAGATATTTTAGACGTCTGGGCAAAATCTCAAGGTGAGGCAAAGCATACGCAAACATTTTTAGGGCATCCTCTGGCATGTTATGTGGCGTACAAAACAATTTTAACAATACAAAAACAGCTCCCAGCTTTTCAAGCAGAGCTTATAAAAATTGATCAAGAATTTACTAAATTTGAAAAAACAATGCATGCAACGGGTTTGTTTCAAAAATTTCCATATTTTTTAGTTGGAAAAGGATTTATGCGAGGCATTTGGTTTTATAAGCAAAAAAATAATTTGTGTGTTTCTTTAATGCAAGAATTATTAGAGCGAGGTTTTATTGTTTTGTCAGAGGGTAAAAAAGCTGATGTGTTATCGTTAACACCACCATTAATCGCAAAAGCAACTCATTATAAAAAAATATTGGCAAGTGTTATTAATATTTTAAAATCGCGAGATTAA
- a CDS encoding response regulator, which yields MAINYKNKTIFMIDDELGILENYKEITKEYFDVNIETFSSPLDALEKLNAGARPNLFLLDFKMPKMNGLDVILSINKLGIKKPIVVITGFAEKKLAIECLKFGIFDLLEKPVNFDLFINAIKNALCMEETENRNKILSQEKDYLIELFSDYIIKCQERIIQAENLLLDKTTILQEDQNLLNNFIKKIYECDLIDREISKSYKNISKISLIKPINVLKSNSDSIDIETKGVKK from the coding sequence GTGGCTATAAACTATAAAAATAAAACAATATTTATGATTGATGATGAGTTGGGTATATTAGAAAACTATAAAGAAATTACAAAAGAATATTTTGATGTTAATATAGAAACTTTTAGTTCTCCTTTGGATGCATTAGAAAAATTAAATGCTGGGGCAAGGCCAAATTTATTTTTATTAGATTTTAAAATGCCAAAAATGAATGGTTTAGATGTAATATTATCAATTAATAAATTAGGTATAAAAAAACCAATTGTTGTAATTACAGGATTTGCAGAAAAAAAGTTAGCAATTGAGTGCTTAAAATTTGGTATTTTTGATTTGTTAGAAAAACCTGTTAACTTTGATTTATTTATTAATGCAATTAAAAATGCTTTGTGTATGGAAGAAACAGAAAATAGAAATAAAATTTTATCCCAAGAAAAAGATTATTTAATTGAATTATTTTCTGATTATATAATTAAATGTCAAGAAAGAATTATTCAAGCTGAAAATTTGCTTTTAGATAAAACAACAATTTTACAAGAAGATCAAAATTTGTTAAATAATTTTATTAAAAAAATTTATGAATGTGATCTTATAGATCGTGAAATTTCTAAATCTTACAAAAACATTTCTAAAATTTCTTTGATTAAGCCAATTAATGTTCTTAAAAGTAATTCTGATTCAATTGATATTGAAACTAAAGGTGTTAAAAAATAA
- the cheB gene encoding chemotaxis-specific protein-glutamate methyltransferase CheB gives MDAEWKKILPKIIKIVYDETGNQLTEKNYPMIQNRLLKRFSILGIKEPASYLDYLEKNLVTEKRMLISCATTHHTFFFREYFHFEDIEYKLINNILNHKKDKTIKIWSAACSLGQEAYSLAMFFNKLKTQNKLKDFDYKILGTDVDYESVQYAQNSVYEFKELSQVPLYYVHGNWLRGKGELSSFVKPKSHIKNSITFEVANLLKLDNQFTKEKFDVIFCRNVLIYFNQQQVSQIINSLLSRLSDYGIMVLGISESILGYNLPVNLVSNSIYCHKNFDFDNKEKAIVQELPKKSIIKILCVDDSPTILMLLKKILKKDKGFEVVGTALNAQEARSILKTLDVDIITLDIHMPGETGIEYLRKDFKKGIHPPVLIVSSVERDGTNVVKEALDLGASDYVEKPDIKNISDSEEEICFKIDTIFKQNSNNRKISKNLSNETALPSNTSIHHNDKNNSPIKVLIVDDSPTIRMQLKNMLSKDKRIKVVGEVSDPRDVKIQVQNLQPDVLTLDINMPYLNGIDVLKIVIPEFKIPTIVVSALNMEEGSLVMEALETGAIDFFQKPQMKDIESESLVLIEKIINAKSSKISNLSKYSFYKNNNEEALDKNYIIAIGSSTGGTEALKIVLERLPENIPPIVVVQHIPEVFSKALADRLNNICSFHVVEASHDLELLPNTVYIAPGNKQMKVIKQQSKFKIDISTSDLVNGHRPSVDVLFSSIADLNLKKSLGVILTGMGNDGAKGLKKMKASGSKTIAQDEATCVVFGMPKEAIKLNAVDFIEPIDNVANKIITLTKTISH, from the coding sequence ATGGATGCTGAATGGAAGAAAATTCTTCCTAAAATTATTAAAATTGTTTATGATGAAACTGGAAATCAGTTAACTGAAAAAAATTATCCCATGATCCAAAATCGTTTGTTAAAAAGATTTTCAATCCTCGGTATTAAAGAGCCAGCTTCTTATCTTGATTATTTAGAAAAAAATTTAGTAACCGAAAAAAGAATGCTTATTTCTTGTGCAACCACTCATCATACATTCTTTTTTAGAGAGTATTTTCATTTTGAAGATATTGAATATAAATTAATTAATAATATTTTAAATCATAAAAAAGATAAAACAATTAAAATTTGGAGTGCCGCATGTAGTTTAGGCCAAGAAGCATATTCGCTCGCAATGTTTTTTAATAAGCTTAAAACTCAAAATAAATTAAAAGATTTTGACTATAAAATTTTAGGTACAGATGTTGATTATGAATCTGTTCAATATGCGCAAAATTCTGTGTACGAATTTAAAGAACTATCCCAAGTTCCACTTTATTATGTACATGGAAATTGGCTTAGAGGAAAAGGAGAGTTAAGTAGTTTTGTTAAACCAAAATCACATATTAAAAATTCGATAACGTTTGAAGTTGCTAATTTGTTAAAACTTGATAATCAATTTACAAAAGAAAAATTTGATGTTATTTTTTGTAGAAATGTGTTAATTTACTTTAACCAACAGCAAGTGTCGCAAATTATCAATTCACTATTAAGTAGACTATCAGATTATGGAATTATGGTACTAGGAATTAGTGAATCAATTTTAGGATACAATTTGCCTGTAAATCTTGTTTCAAACTCAATATACTGTCATAAAAACTTTGATTTTGATAATAAAGAAAAAGCGATAGTTCAGGAATTGCCAAAAAAATCAATTATAAAAATTTTGTGTGTAGACGACTCTCCGACTATTTTAATGTTACTTAAAAAAATTCTCAAAAAAGACAAAGGTTTTGAAGTGGTTGGTACGGCCTTAAATGCTCAAGAGGCTCGTTCTATTTTAAAAACGTTAGATGTTGATATTATAACGTTAGATATTCATATGCCGGGTGAAACTGGCATAGAGTATTTGCGCAAAGATTTTAAAAAAGGCATTCATCCTCCAGTACTCATTGTCAGCTCAGTTGAAAGAGATGGAACAAACGTTGTAAAAGAAGCGTTAGATTTGGGTGCGTCGGATTATGTAGAAAAACCTGATATTAAAAATATTTCTGATTCAGAAGAAGAAATTTGCTTTAAAATTGATACTATTTTTAAACAAAACTCAAATAATCGGAAAATTTCAAAAAATTTATCAAACGAAACAGCTTTGCCAAGCAATACAAGTATTCATCATAACGATAAAAACAATTCTCCAATTAAAGTATTAATTGTTGATGATTCTCCAACAATAAGAATGCAACTCAAAAATATGCTTTCTAAAGATAAAAGAATAAAAGTAGTAGGAGAAGTTTCTGATCCGAGAGATGTAAAAATTCAAGTGCAAAACTTGCAACCCGATGTTCTTACGCTTGATATCAATATGCCTTACTTAAATGGTATTGATGTTTTAAAAATTGTGATCCCTGAATTTAAAATACCTACCATTGTTGTCAGTGCACTCAACATGGAAGAAGGTTCGCTTGTAATGGAAGCGCTTGAAACTGGTGCCATTGACTTTTTTCAAAAACCGCAAATGAAGGATATTGAAAGTGAAAGTTTAGTATTAATAGAAAAAATTATTAATGCCAAAAGTTCAAAAATTTCTAATTTATCAAAATATTCTTTTTATAAAAATAATAATGAAGAGGCTCTTGATAAAAATTATATTATTGCAATTGGCTCTTCTACAGGTGGAACAGAGGCATTAAAAATTGTTTTAGAGCGATTGCCAGAAAATATTCCGCCAATTGTTGTTGTACAGCATATTCCAGAAGTTTTTTCTAAGGCATTGGCCGATAGATTAAATAATATTTGTTCTTTTCATGTTGTTGAAGCAAGTCATGATCTAGAATTATTACCAAACACTGTTTATATCGCTCCAGGTAACAAGCAAATGAAAGTTATTAAGCAACAAAGCAAGTTTAAAATAGATATTTCTACAAGTGATTTGGTAAATGGGCACAGGCCATCTGTTGATGTGTTATTTTCTTCAATTGCAGACCTTAATTTAAAAAAATCATTAGGAGTTATTTTAACTGGTATGGGCAATGATGGAGCTAAAGGTTTAAAAAAAATGAAAGCCTCAGGATCTAAAACTATTGCGCAAGATGAAGCAACCTGTGTTGTGTTTGGAATGCCCAAAGAAGCAATAAAATTAAATGCTGTTGATTTTATTGAACCAATTGATAATGTTGCTAATAAAATTATTACCTTAACAAAAACTATATCTCATTAA
- a CDS encoding methyl-accepting chemotaxis protein, with protein MKKFNSLSLKIKILILCIGGVLITGLVALTLLFLVFAKQEKNEDIQLLQDASSISEAIQDQFFERYGDIKAFSLYFKNLASNGYSNFEGTSYLNKIVEFYGIYNLIMVCDLNGNLVAVNSISPKGKRINNDILYKYNYKNTKWFKDVVEKRFLEDEKKGFTSVAFQNPNFSDIIEKSYQNKAFASIFSTFVYNSKGEAIGVISTHADFMWVEAVITRVFPKFIEEEKKSAEFKLLSNNGMLLFDYSPSQNNGNTDVVHDEKKLNVVNLLKEWDTEKNPQFLKDHYRQIEHSINGKKYTQGLKNIVGEKIVDNLGWRIVLSVSEEEMLSEINFTKIIFILSFIILISLTVFISSLLVKNLVNHLIDLANKMSQGNHLLKKASQDSSGDSQALSAAATEQAASLQETVAAVNEISVMMNKSSEMADLSRKKSDENKEKVREGKNIVNEMLISIKQIKHSNDEVLKEFFEGNKRISEIVNLISEIENKTKVINEIVFQTKLLSFNASVEAARAGEHGRGFSVVAEEVGNLAKMSGTASTEISTMLDNSLHKVKSIIDETKSNIENISKKSENSVKKGEEISIKCSNVFEKIYVNSEEVNNLVNEIANSAQEQAKGVQEINNAMNELDSVTHQNSTIAQKSSSTADELLTQSVAIGNVATQLLLIIHGENSDIKLENIIIDNKNDHDIKPKNNNQNSFKTDKKSSSPPNSEKKDNLKKEVPSYNDSRFEEL; from the coding sequence ATGAAAAAATTTAATTCATTAAGTCTTAAAATTAAAATACTGATTCTTTGTATTGGCGGAGTGTTAATAACAGGTTTAGTTGCATTAACTCTACTTTTTTTAGTGTTTGCTAAGCAAGAAAAAAATGAAGACATTCAATTATTACAAGATGCATCATCAATTTCTGAAGCGATTCAAGATCAATTTTTTGAACGGTATGGAGATATAAAAGCTTTTTCTCTGTATTTTAAAAATCTGGCAAGTAATGGCTATAGTAATTTTGAAGGTACAAGTTACTTAAATAAAATAGTCGAATTTTATGGAATTTACAATTTAATAATGGTTTGTGATTTAAATGGCAATTTGGTTGCAGTAAATAGTATTTCTCCTAAAGGAAAAAGAATCAATAATGATATTTTATACAAATACAATTATAAAAATACAAAGTGGTTTAAAGATGTTGTAGAAAAACGTTTTTTAGAAGATGAAAAAAAGGGATTCACATCTGTTGCATTTCAAAATCCAAATTTTTCTGATATAATTGAAAAATCTTACCAAAATAAAGCTTTTGCATCAATATTTTCTACCTTTGTGTACAATTCCAAAGGAGAGGCTATAGGAGTTATCAGTACGCATGCTGATTTTATGTGGGTAGAGGCAGTGATTACCCGTGTATTTCCAAAATTTATAGAAGAAGAAAAAAAATCGGCAGAATTTAAATTATTAAGTAATAATGGTATGCTTTTATTTGATTATTCTCCTTCTCAAAATAATGGAAATACAGATGTTGTGCACGATGAAAAAAAATTAAATGTTGTTAATTTATTAAAAGAATGGGATACAGAAAAAAATCCTCAATTCTTAAAAGATCATTATAGGCAGATTGAACACTCTATAAATGGAAAAAAATATACTCAAGGATTAAAAAATATAGTGGGCGAAAAAATAGTTGATAACTTAGGTTGGAGAATTGTTCTTTCAGTTTCAGAAGAAGAAATGTTATCTGAAATTAATTTTACAAAGATTATTTTTATTTTATCTTTTATTATTTTAATAAGTTTAACAGTATTTATTAGTAGTTTATTAGTTAAAAATCTTGTTAACCATTTAATAGATTTGGCAAATAAAATGTCGCAAGGAAACCATTTGCTAAAAAAAGCATCTCAGGATTCTTCTGGAGATAGTCAAGCACTTTCTGCAGCGGCAACAGAGCAAGCAGCATCGCTGCAAGAAACAGTGGCGGCGGTAAATGAAATTAGTGTTATGATGAATAAATCATCAGAAATGGCAGATTTATCAAGAAAAAAATCGGATGAAAACAAAGAAAAAGTACGCGAAGGTAAAAATATAGTCAATGAGATGTTAATTTCTATTAAGCAGATAAAACACAGTAATGACGAAGTTCTAAAGGAATTTTTTGAAGGCAATAAAAGAATTTCAGAAATTGTCAATTTAATTTCAGAAATTGAAAATAAAACAAAAGTGATTAATGAAATTGTATTTCAAACCAAGCTTCTCTCTTTTAATGCATCTGTAGAAGCCGCACGAGCAGGAGAGCATGGCAGAGGTTTTTCTGTGGTTGCCGAAGAGGTTGGAAATCTTGCTAAAATGAGCGGTACGGCCTCAACCGAAATTTCAACAATGCTTGATAATAGTTTGCATAAAGTTAAAAGTATTATAGATGAAACAAAAAGTAATATTGAAAATATTTCTAAAAAATCTGAAAATTCTGTTAAAAAAGGCGAAGAAATAAGTATAAAGTGCTCTAATGTATTTGAAAAAATATATGTAAACTCAGAAGAAGTTAATAATTTAGTGAATGAAATTGCGAATTCTGCTCAAGAACAAGCGAAAGGTGTGCAAGAAATCAATAATGCTATGAATGAATTAGACTCTGTCACGCATCAAAATTCAACCATTGCCCAAAAATCTTCTTCTACAGCAGACGAGCTTTTAACGCAAAGTGTTGCAATTGGTAACGTTGCAACTCAACTATTACTCATTATTCATGGAGAAAATAGTGATATAAAATTAGAAAATATAATTATTGATAATAAAAATGATCATGATATTAAACCTAAAAATAACAATCAAAATTCTTTTAAAACTGATAAAAAATCAAGTTCTCCTCCAAATTCAGAAAAAAAAGATAACTTAAAGAAAGAAGTTCCTTCTTATAATGATTCTCGCTTTGAGGAGCTTTAA